One Felis catus isolate Fca126 chromosome D1, F.catus_Fca126_mat1.0, whole genome shotgun sequence DNA segment encodes these proteins:
- the TIGD3 gene encoding tigger transposable element-derived protein 3 — translation MELSSKKKLHALSLAEKIQVLELLDESKMSQSEVARRFQVSQPQISRICKNKEKLLADWCSGTANRERKRKRESKYSGIDEALLCWYHIARAKAWDVTGPMLLHKAKELADIMGQDFVPSIGWLVRWKRRNNVGFGARHVLAPPFPPEPPPPGPTSQAQPPLSLKDFSPEDVFGCAEVPLLYRAVPGRGGARDRVQVLLCANSRGTEKRRVWVSGLRAAPTCLFGVSGAALPASYHPDLGVPWSEWLAQFDRDMARQGRQVTLLLAARVAEGLAGRPGLRHVRLLPLAADGSTPALPGSVVRAFRTHYRHRLLGKLAAVRSKRAGASLAEAAAGITVLDALHMAAAAWAKVPPQLIGSSFVQEGLAPCKMSPSPDQASEMPPVPGGLSLEEFSRFVDLEGEEPASGGCKEETGTEDEAGAGEDGLGPLPTKADALRALGTLRRWLECNGTSPELFEKFYACEEEVERLCGS, via the coding sequence ATGGAGCTGAGCAGCAAGAAGAAGCTCCACGCCCTGTCCCTGGCCGAGAAGATCCAGGTGCTGGAGCTGCTGGATGAGTCCAAGATGTCCCAGTCGGAGGTGGCCCGGCGCTTCCAGGTCTCCCAGCCCCAGATCTCACGCATCTGCAAGAATAAGGAGAAGCTGCTGGCGGACTGGTGCAGCGGCACGGCCAACCGGGAGCGCAAGCGCAAGCGGGAGTCCAAGTACAGCGGGATTGACGAGGCCCTGCTCTGCTGGTACCACATCGCCCGGGCCAAGGCCTGGGACGTGACGGGGCCCATGCTGCTCCACAAAGCCAAGGAGCTGGCCGACATCATGGGCCAGGATTTTGTCCCCAGCATTGGCTGGCTGGTCCGCTGGAAACGCCGGAACAATGTGGGCTTCGGGGCCCGGCACGTCCTGGCGCCTCCGTTCCCCCCCGAGCCACCTCCCCCGGGCCCCACGTCCCAGGCCcagcctcctctttctctcaaagactTCTCCCCCGAGGACGTTTTCGGCTGCGCCGAAGTGCCTCTGCTGTACCGGGCAGTGCCCGGCAGAGGGGGCGCGCGCGACCGGGTGCAGGTGCTGCTGTGCGCCAACAGCAGAGGCACCGAGAAGCGGCGCGTGTGGGTCAGCGGGCTCCGGGCCGCGCCAACGTGCCTCTTCGGGGTCAGCGGCGCGGCTCTGCCGGCCTCCTACCACCCCGACCTGGGCGTCCCCTGGTCAGAGTGGCTGGCCCAGTTTGACAGGGACATGGCGCGGCAAGGCCGACAGGTGACCCTGCTGCTGGCCGCCCGGGTGGCGGAGGGGTTGGCCGGCCGGCCCGGGCTCCGCCACGTGCGGCTCCTGCCTCTGGCCGCCGACGGCAGCACGCCTGCGCTGCCCGGCTCCGTGGTCCGGGCCTTCAGGACCCACTACCGGCACCGCCTGCTGGGCAAGCTGGCTGCCGTCCGGAGCAAGAGGGCCGGCGCCTCGCTGGCCGAGGCCGCGGCGGGCATCACCGTGCTGGACGCGCTGCACATGGCGGCGGCCGCCTGGGCCAAGGTGCCCCCCCAGCTCATCGGGAGCAGCTTCGTCCAGGAAGGGCTGGCTCCCTGCAAGATGTCCCCGTCCCCAGACCAAGCCTCCGAGATGCCGCCGGTCCCCGGCGGGCTGAGCCTCGAGGAGTTTTCCCGCTTTGTGGACCTGGAGGGTGAGGAGCCCGCGTCTGGGGGGTGCAAGGAGGAGACGGGCACTGAGGACGAGGCGGGGGCCGGAGAGGACGGCCTCGGGCCCCTGCCCACCAAAGCCGACGCCCTCCGGGCACTGGGCACGCTGAGGAGGTGGCTGGAGTGCAACGGCACCTCCCCTGAGCTCTTTGAAAAATTCTACGCCTGCGAGGAGGAGGTGGAGCGTCTCTGCGGCTCGTGA